ATTGCCTCTATCTATGGGCACTTGTTCGTCATTAATTACATTGAATTTGAGCCGCTGGGTGTTTGATAAAAGACTGGCCATTGCTTGGAACTCTCTTAAGAGCTTAAAGCTGGACCTAATCAGTTTAGACGATGACGATATTGTGAACTTACTGTCTGGTTGTCCTGCTATGGAAACACTGGAGTTGTTCTTCTTTCGGGGTTTTCGTCGTCTTGAAATTACTTCTTCAAATTTAAAGAGACTAACATTGGCAGGCCATTGGCGGCCTGATTTCGAAAATGACACTTCTTTGGAAATTATGGCCCCGTATCTTCAGCATTTGGAGATTTCGGGGAATCTTTATAATCTCATGTGTAGGCTTGTAAATGTGTCTTCCTTAGTTAATGCTAAGCTTACTTTCAACATTACATGTATCAAAAGCATCCAGTCTGGTGAATATGATAATGatgttgaggaagccacttgtgGTGATTATCATCAAGTTTTAAGGACACTCGTGCAAGATTATCTTCATAAGTTGAGTTATGCAACCGAGCTATCAATTGGAACTTGCTTCAGAGAGGTTTCTTTTTAACTCGAAAGTCCTTATTTTCTCTATTGATGTTAAGTAGTCGTTATTGAATGTAAACATTATACATTGAGAACCTTTgcacaaatttcacaaacaacGATTCATTCTTACATTTTCTAAATGGAATTCTTTTTCTAAACGCTAAACTGATAAAAAGTTAACTACCTGAGATATGGATGGTAATTTCAACTTCTTAAAgtctttctattttctttaataaaGGAGATATGTTTGAGAATGCAAGCTCGGCTTGGGGAGTGGTCTTTACTTGTTTATAGGCGCAACTGGATTAATTGCAGAAAGTTGCGGCCTTCTGGGCCTTTTTCCAGTGATGTTGCTTGATTACGCCAGCCAAGATATTTTTACATTGTTGCATAAAGCTTTTAGATTTGTCACGACACTATCTCTCTGCTGTTGAGTACTTTCTTTTTGTTGTTAATGCTTTCTCCATTCTTTATTGGGTTCATTTGTTTTACTGCTCCAGGTCCTGTGTGCCTCACAGTTTGAAGGGGTGCCATGGGTGCTGATTCCAGACCTGAAATGCAAATATCTTACACTAGGTTGCTAGGAAACTTTAATTTGCATGGACTAGCTGGCCTTTTGCGAGCGTCACCTAATGCGGAGACACTCAACATAGACATCGCAATTACGCTTGTAACTTCCTGGAACTTTTTTTATTCTTCTTAGTTTATTCATTTGATGAAGCTTGAATCCCCCACCCCCACCACCACACCCAAGGAGGTTATTTCTGAAGGAGAATGCAAATATATCTGTAACTATCAGTAAGATGCTTGCTTTTGTAACTATAAAGCTTCACATTAATATGGTCGGTGCTGTTGCTTTCTTTGAGGCAAATGAGCTCCGCTATCACTTTTTACTTCGGTTACGTGCTCGATGAATCTTATGATAGGAACAGCCCTCATAATCATGTTCCATGTACCGTTAGGATTCGTTGGTTCTGAAATTTTTATGTAATAGACACTTCTACTGTGAAATCAATTTTTGTACCTTTCTGCAATTTCATTTGTCGGACCTGCATTTGATCCTGATTATATTTTCTGTCTCCAGTTTGGTTCCCCCTGCCGCTTTGAGTCAAAATATTTGGGCAAAGTAGATAATGCTAATATTGAGAGAAGGATTTCAAGCTTTCCGTTTCCCAACCTCAAGATTGTTAAGATTGGTATCTCCGTCGAAATGTGCTTGAAGTATAATTTCGCATGGCAATTTAAAAAGCTTTTTGAACTTTCAAAATTCCTGTTGAAGATTGCAACGGTTTTGGAGAAGTTCATTATCACATCAGAGAGAAGAAAGTGCAGGAGATGTTCAATGAACTGTGAGTCCCGACTTTTATCTCAGTTGACTGAGAAATTGTTACGTTGTGCAAGATCCTCTGCCAATCCTGTATTTATCTTCCAGGAGTGAGCTTTCCATGACCAGACTGCAAGTAGTTTTCTGTCTCAGGATACGAAAATTTTCGCTTTAATTGAGTTTTTTACAAACTGCTTATGCAATCATGAACCTTTAGCTTCTCTGCATGGCAAGTTTCTGTTCTGTTGAACTTAACCTTATGGCATAATGAATTTTATGGTAGCTTGGTTCCTCATGAGCTTTTTTTTGTTGCAGTTTAGATGTTTTACATATGCATTGAGATTTCCTCGCAACACTTGTTTTCCTTGACCTATTAAGATGAGCACATCTAAATAATTAACCTTATGAAGTGTTGTCTTTTGCTACCTAGCTTTGTCAGTTGCATCAAGGTCTATAAATGTGAAATGGTTCCCTTTTTGGCTTTTTTCTTGGAAGAAAGAGGTCTGCGTTTGTTTACCTCAAAATTTTTAGCAGTTGTGATATTGAGGCTTACAGTGCTTGAATCTAATGTAAAGGCCATAATAAGAATGTTTGTAATTCTGAAGTTAAGGACATAGTAAGAATGTTTGACTCGCTTGAAATTGGGACATATTTTAGTTGTCTGTGACAGCTTACACGGGGTTGTGAATTTTTTTAGGAAAAAGCAGCTCTCTTGATAAATGTAGTGAAAATTAGTTTGATTTATGTTTTCCCTTTGTTAATAGATTTATCGTTCTGGGTTTGGTTGAACAAGATGTAAAGGTCCTATTTAGTGAACTTTGATCTATTTATTTGAAGTTAAACAACTTTATAGTTTGTTAATCCTTGCGGACGATTTGAACCAGGGGAAACACTTCCTCCACCCCCCACCCCACCTCCCCCACCTTAGTTGAACATTCTTGAAAGTTGTAACACGCTTTCAAGATACTCATACCTCTGATTGTTTTTCCGTTTCTGAGCATCATCAATTATGATACCTTAAAAGGCAATTTACCTTCTTCAAGCCAGATAGTGAGAGAAAAGCTAGTTTCTCTAAGCTATATTCTCTCCTTCAACAACATACACAATATAATCCCACATGtggagtttggggagggtagtgtgtacgcatgcCTTACTCTGTTGACggtcaattttgaccctcccttttaaaattaatttatttattcttaataatttacaatgaatgttttgaaagtattttctatCAAAAAATACCTATTTTATCAATTGATTaagtattagttttgaaattaataacTTAGTACTAACACTatataattacaaatatacttACTACTTTTTATATCATTGAGGCAATTTCTAAAATACACTATCTAGgctttataattattttaatgaATTATATCTCAAATTCTgattaattagattattatatTCAAATTAGTGTTATAATTTAGAAGACAaagtatttcataaataattaggTATAATAATTAGTAATATGTTTCATAATTAAAATTTActgtattttattgaaaataattaagtttaattaaattaatttaaaaagggtTAGAAGACcaaaaggctacaattgcaaatCTCCTACTAAACATAAGATGGGAatttcttttaactattttggcCCGATACCATGCCCAATCCCTCATCTAACCCAGCCCAAACGACCCTTCCATTCCAGATTGGCGATCCGCGTCCATCTCCCACCAATCAGATCGTGCCAAGACACCCTCCTTTATCACTCACAAAATACTGATGAAATTCGGGGAAAACATGGAAGCAGTCAGTCACTATACTAGGGGGGAGGGCAAGACATGACCGCAACTAAAGAAAAAAGTACCCTTGAAAAGACTAAAGAAACGGGGGAATGACTACCTGTAATAAAGCACAGGCTAATACGAGTCGACCAGAAGAAACACACATGCATTTGAAACGTTGATCCATCTGATCAACGACTCACATTTAACCTCTGACTTTCCTTTGATTTTTAAACACCCGACCAGAGATCAAATCTCAACCATCCAAACTCTTTTGATCTAACGACCCTCGATTTTCCCACTTAATACATTTCTAAAAAATCCAATCACCAAATAATCAGAGCCGTTGATCAAAAGATCCAACGGCTCCCGTTCCGTCTCACTTTTAAGCCTAAAGACCAACCCCCAATTACCCagaaaccctaatcatttctcccATGCCCTGTCGCCCTTATTTCTcccttctctctcttttctctcgtCTCCAACAACCATTAATCCCCaaagaccttgcacaaatttttGCAAGGTCACTCGAAATCCCTGTAAATCATCTCCCATGTCTCCGCTACACCATGATTCTTTCTTAATATTCCTTTTTCAATCACAAATCCAAGACCCCCAAAGTCAGAAACCCTAAGCTCAAAGGAAAAATCATCTAATTTTCTCTCATAAGTCTAAATTAGAGCATGAAATTACCTTATGAAATCCGCAAATCTTGCTGCAAATTCCCCTttcaatcaaaaattcaaaaatccaaatTCTGAAACCCTAGACTCAAAGATGCAATATCAAATCTCTGAATTTCCTTCGTGTTCTGTCAAATCGAAGCATGCATGGAGTCATAGAGTTCATCATAAGGATTCGATGTCCAGAGGTCAAACTCAGTGACCTCTGGACAATAGAGTTTGACTGTTAGATCAAAAGATTCAACGGTCGACCTCCTCGTACTCAGGTAAACTCGACCCTATTTTTCccactattttctttcaatttcacaCAATCATGCTCACATCATCTACTATTTGTCACTTTTCACTTACGATTTTAAATATGTGTAACCTTAGAGCCTTAAATATCACTATAAATAgggcatttaatgctctgatcTACAATAACCTAACACTGAAGAAACCTACAGATACAAACACACTAAGCACACAAAGACACTAAGAAATTTACGGTTTCTAGTTCAATCGTGCTCACATCATCTACTATTCGTCACTCTATTTTGCTGAGTTCTATTGCTGGttttgttacaccctatatttttgtacgcaAAAGTGTGTCGTGAGCAAACTAATATAGGACCAaaagtgatttcatatttgaaattatataaagtaagttaatcatgttacctcgaaGGTTACAAATactgaagatcatgaacaacaagtacaaagatggttggaaggttcagaagctaaaggaattgaagaaaataatgtttcatcgaaaatcgacaagttgggaatgttataacatgtacttttgtgGTGAGACTacggtgcttaacatgataaggaggttatgttatgagttatgttagtcgtatgatagtcgtgtgctatgttttgaagtcaagcgagttgtggaacaaaagtcggtGAAAGTCATCACAAGATACGTTCATAcattttactgaaactttgggtaaaatgtaactgcgattttctcccaatatacttagagttatggggtgttccacccattaAATTTAATATCTATGAGTCTTTTTTTTAACTCATTAAatcatttgtcaatacgatatcagagtagagagatatgggcatttttgcgagactgcgcagactacTAGGTGAGagtccaaaaatgggccagtccgggtcgtccaaagaggccttttaaaggaaTATTTCCTTCATATATTGGACTGATAATAGGGTATAATAatcagacataagctctgcaaaaaatcctcccaaaattgCCCACAaacccaattgattttctctccctttcaagttctaattggaggtaaaacctagagtttgaagatcCAAGATAGAACTGAGTTATcctacaaataaggtaagtttacttctctctttcatccattttttctgttgTAAAtgcatggtaagtcgttctatatttgtaagaactcacgggatggtaaTCGGAAGCAGTGAGTtcaagttattcacttgtagcggattgttttgtgttgctgttgggctgcgtgttttactactgttttgtggcgttttggaggaggaagggtgtggagaaacactacataaatgcagggtggtggGCTGATCGTTTGTCGTAACAATTTTGGgatgtttgacactactacgatggtcgttttgtgtatgaagagattggggagtgttgggctgttttgtagtattttggggtgtatataaggttggaaaataatgtatatatgttgttattgttgcgtGTTTTTGGTGTTaccttgaatttggaggaagtaaggattataggggagatgctgcccgttttaatacaaaataagcttgtcgttcgatgtgcgatagttgtacctttcataacttaatgatagtattattatcgttgttgtagattaaggtgtgaagaggcgagttcaacttggtgattggaaacattgtgataaggtatgttaaggctaagcccttctttcattttggcatgatctcgtaactacatgtgtttgataatgaggcataaagagaagttcatactcccaaatttatatacattatcctaatctcataagttacagtattctccgttatcgagactttatattcatttgagtattgtcttcttctaaTCAAGAGAGCAGATGGTCTATATATatgcagtattacagtattttcaccaccatcgagctataatcggtgggcaggcccctattgggcaacctctgatcagatggtaagttgtataccgagcctattgtggccgagcgtctatgagcgagcccaggatggccgagccatagagcctagtatggccgagcgcctatgagcgagccttcCACGATCGAgtagttacacgtaccgagccttatagggccggacatttattttacttactatattgaagtagttgagtcagtatcatcaggtaagtatatctcctgatcatctttgactcccagttactttcagttattatattattagttcagctttcaattatgttattgccttacatactcggtacattatttcgtactgacgtcccttttctggggacgctgcatttcatgcgtgcaggttcagatagacataCGTGTAGACCTCCTCAGCAAGTTCatcctgatcggtaagctccacgtccttcggagttatcgggtgtAGGGTTTTATGTACATcttctgtatgtatgtatatatgttatgggtaggtcagggccctgttacgatcacaatacatccattagtagaggcttgtagacatatcctgtcagttagtgcagtatgttgggcttgtaggcatggtatgtatattttgttggtttgtgaGCTGTAGTAGTTATGTTTGACTTGGcggcccagttttatattgatgtttagtcaacgCTAGTtttcattcagttttatatttttcttcgcaaattgtcttgcaatgttaccccatgaccaaattatgacattatatgttcaaagtcatttagtcgcaagttggtacgctaggttaggtgaggcaccaggtgccggtctcgtcccccaggttcggggcatgacaaacttggtattagagcagctCTGTCccagggagtctacaagccgtgtctagtagggtcttgtttatagatgtgttgtgccccacattatataagcagggaactacattGCATTTAGGAATTGGTTACCC
The sequence above is drawn from the Nicotiana tabacum cultivar K326 chromosome 13, ASM71507v2, whole genome shotgun sequence genome and encodes:
- the LOC107789120 gene encoding F-box/LRR-repeat protein At3g26922 isoform X2, yielding MDSLKEGDSRSSNLGESMSKKRKGGVSGVEETLDRVSQLPDALLVQILSLLPTKDAVASCVLSKRWCYLWYSIYNFLFINSDYRTENFIYFVDHVLTHCTSSNIKKFQLNFDYMTRWNFDLETIRWISFAVERKVEDVILCSDDEELTYKLPLSMGTCSSLITLNLSRWVFDKRLAIAWNSLKSLKLDLISLDDDDIVNLLSGCPAMETLELFFFRGFRRLEITSSNLKRLTLAGHWRPDFENDTSLEIMAPYLQHLEISGNLYNLMCRLVNVSSLVNAKLTFNITCIKSIQSGEYDNDVEEATCGDYHQVLRTLVQDYLHKLSYATELSIGTCFREEICLRMQARLGEWSLLVYRRNWINCRKLRPSGPFSSDVA
- the LOC107789120 gene encoding F-box/LRR-repeat protein At3g26922 isoform X1 → MDSLKEGDSRSSNLGESMSKKRKGGVSGVEETLDRVSQLPDALLVQILSLLPTKDAVASCVLSKRWCYLWYSIYNFLFINSDYRTENFIYFVDHVLTHCTSSNIKKFQLNFDYMTRWNFDLETIRWISFAVERKVEDVILCSDDEELTYKLPLSMGTCSSLITLNLSRWVFDKRLAIAWNSLKSLKLDLISLDDDDIVNLLSGCPAMETLELFFFRGFRRLEITSSNLKRLTLAGHWRPDFENDTSLEIMAPYLQHLEISGNLYNLMCRLVNVSSLVNAKLTFNITCIKSIQSGEYDNDVEEATCGDYHQVLRTLVQDYLHKLSYATELSIGTCFREFGSPCRFESKYLGKVDNANIERRISSFPFPNLKIVKIGISVEMCLKYNFAWQFKKLFELSKFLLKIATVLEKFIITSERRKCRRCSMNCESRLLSQLTEKLLRCARSSANPVFIFQE